The Caldanaerobius fijiensis DSM 17918 genome segment TTGTGCGATTAGAGCGAGCATTGACGCCAATTGAAAAGACACTGCTTCAATCGGAAGAAGGTAAGAAGGTTATAAAAGAATTGCGCGTCAGACTTTCGGAAATAGTAAAGCCTGAGCTGGAGAAACTCATAAGTAGCATATCTGAAGCCAATGTTAAAAGCGTGCATTTTGATATAAGCACAAAGACAGGAGAATATATTTATGTCTTTATAATGGATAGAATCTTAGAGTTTGGAGATGGGGCAAAGGGGCCTTGCAGGGTTCAGTTGCCTGATAACCAGCTGTAAAATCCTAAGGAA includes the following:
- a CDS encoding DUF2294 domain-containing protein — encoded protein: MLKFRTKGEFEARISDLMIKFQKEKVGRGAESARTFICHDMIIVRLERALTPIEKTLLQSEEGKKVIKELRVRLSEIVKPELEKLISSISEANVKSVHFDISTKTGEYIYVFIMDRILEFGDGAKGPCRVQLPDNQL